From a single Onychomys torridus chromosome 9, mOncTor1.1, whole genome shotgun sequence genomic region:
- the Zic5 gene encoding zinc finger protein ZIC 5 — protein MMEPPLSKRNPPALRLADLATAQAQQLQNMTGFPVLAGPPAHSQLHAAAAHLHPRDPDTDPGAASTALGPEHMAQASGHGPSPPAQALQGQPQAPAPAARSAASEAHPGARTHPDGGGSGGAQASAPPPPAPPLPPSQSPSPPPPPPPSALSGYTATNSGGGGSSGKGHSRDFVLRRDLSATAPAAAMHGAPLGGEQRSGSSSPQHPTPPPHPAGMFISASGTYAGRDGGGPALFPALHDSPGAPGGHPLNGQMRLGLAAAAAAAAELYGRAEPPFAPRSGDAHYGAVAAAAAAALHGYGAVNLNLNLAAAAAAAAAAGPGPHLQHHAPPPAPPPAPAPHPHHPHLPGAAGAFLRYMRQPIKRELICKWLDPEELAGPPPPLGASSAKPCSKTFGTMHELVNHVTVEHVGGPEQSSHVCFWEDCPREGKPFKAKYKLINHIRVHTGEKPFPCPFPGCGKVFARSENLKIHKRTHTGEKPFKCEFDGCDRKFANSSDRKKHSHVHTSDKPYYCKIRGCDKSYTHPSSLRKHMKIHCKSPPPSPGALGYSSVGDTLSPQMANLNEWYVCQASGAPSHLHTPSSNGTTSESEDEEMYGNPEVVRTIH, from the exons ATGATGGAGCCCCCTTTGAGCAAGAGGAACCCGCCAGCGCTGAGATTAGCGGATTTGGCAACGGCTCAGGCCCAACAGCTTCAGAATATGACAGGCTTCCCGGTGCTGGCCGGCCCGCCCGCCCACTCCCAACTCCACGCCGCCGCCGCGCATCTCCACCCGCGGGACCCAGACACTGACCCCGGCGCGGCCAGCACTGCGCTCGGACCCGAGCACATGGCACAGGCCAGTGGGCATGGCCCCAGCCCTCCAGCTCAGGCGCTCCAGGGACAGCCCCAGGCTCCCGCACCCGCTGCCCGCTCCGCGGCCTCAGAGGCGCACCCGGGCGCCCGCACCCACCCCGACGGCGGGGGCAGCGGTGGCGCGCAAGCCTCGGCGCCCCcgcctccagcccctcctcttcctccctcccagtccccctctccccctcccccgcctcctCCTTCTGCCCTCTCGGGCTACACCGCCACCAacagtggcggcggcggcagcagcggcaaAGGCCACAGCAGGGACTTCGTCCTCCGGAGGGACCTTTCCGCCACGGCCCCCGCGGCGGCCATGCACGGGGCCCCGCTCGGAGGGGAGCAGCGGTCCGGCAGCAGCTCCCCCCAGCACCCGACCCCGCCTCCCCACCCGGCCGGGATGTTCATCTCGGCCAGCGGCACCTACGCGGGCCGGGACGGTGGCGGCCCCGCGCTCTTTCCCGCGCTGCACGACTCTCCCGGGGCTCCTGGCGGCCACCCGCTCAACGGCCAGATGCGCTTAGGGCTGGCGGCCGCTGCGGCGGCTGCGGCCGAGCTGTACGGCCGCGCGGAGCCACCCTTCGCTCCGCGCTCAGGGGACGCGCACTACGGGGCGGTGGCggccgccgcggccgccgcctTGCACGGCTACGGAGCCGTGAACTTAAACCTGAACCTGGCTGCAGCCGCGGCGGCCGCGGCGGCCGCGGGGCCCGGGCCCCACCTGCAGCACCACGCGCCGCCCCCGGCGCCGCCGCCGGCGCCCGCGCCGCACCcgcaccacccccacctcccggGGGCGGCCGGGGCCTTCCTGCGCTACATGCGGCAGCCAATCAAGCGGGAGCTCATCTGCAAGTGGCTGGACCCCGAGGAGCTGgccgggccgccgccgccgctcggGGCCAGCAGCGCCAAGCCCTGCTCCAAAACTTTCGGCACCATGCACGAGCTGGTGAACCACGTCACCGTGGAGCACGTGGGCGGCCCGGAGCAGAGCAGCCACGTCTGCTTCTGGGAGGACTGTCCGCGCGAGGGCAAGCCCTTCAAGGCCAAGTACAAACTCATCAACCACATCCGCGTGCACACCGGCGAGAAGCCCTTCCCCTGCCCGTTCCCGGGCTGCGGCAAGGTCTTCGCGCGCTCCGAGAACCTCAAGATCCATAAGCGCACTCATACAG GGGAAAAGCCTTTCAAATGTGAATTTGACGGCTGTGACAGGAAGTTTGCCAACAGCAGTGATCGAAAGAAGCACTCCCATGTCCATACCAGCGACAAGCCCTACTACTGTAAGATTCGAGGCTGTGATAAGTCCTATACTCACCCAAGCTCTCTGAGGAAGCACATGAAGATTCACTGCAAGTcccccccaccttctccaggAGCGCTTGGTTACTCGTCGGTGGGGGACACTCTGTCCCCTCAAATGGCCAACCTCAATGAGTGGTACGTTTGCCAGGCCAGTGGGGCCCCCAGCCACCTCCACACACCTTCCAGCAATGGAACCACCTCTGAGTCTGAAGATGAGGAGATGTATGGGAACCCTGAAGTTGTGCGGACGATACACTAG
- the Zic2 gene encoding zinc finger protein ZIC 2: MLLDAGPQFPAIGVGSFARHHHHSAAAAAAAAAEMQDRELSLAAAQNGFVDSAAAHMGAFKLNPGAHELSPGQSSAFTSQGPGAYPGSAAAAAAAAALGPHAAHVGSYSGPPFNSTRDFLFRSRGFGDSAPGGGQHGLFGPGAGGLHHAHSDAQGHLLFPGLPEQHGPHGSQNVLNGQMRLGLPGEVFGRSEQYRQVASPRTDPYSAAQLHNQYGPMNMNMGMNMAAAAAHHHHHHHHPGAFFRYMRQQCIKQELICKWIDPEQLSNPKKSCNKTFSTMHELVTHVSVEHVGGPEQSNHVCFWEECPREGKPFKAKYKLVNHIRVHTGEKPFPCPFPGCGKVFARSENLKIHKRTHTGEKPFQCEFEGCDRRFANSSDRKKHMHVHTSDKPYLCKMCDKSYTHPSSLRKHMKVHESSPQGSESSPAASSGYESSTPPGLVSPSAEPQSSSNLSPAAAAAAAAAAAAAAVSAVHRGAGSGSSGSGGGSATGSGGGGGAGGGGGGSSGGGSGTAGGHSGLSSNFNEWYV, from the exons ATGCTTCTGGACGCGGGGCCGCAGTTCCCGGCCATCGGGGTGGGCAGCTTCGCGCGCCACCACCATCACtcggccgcggcggcggcggcggcggctgccgAGATGCAGGACCGGGAGCTGAGCCTGGCGGCGGCTCAGAACGGCTTCGTAGACTCAGCCGCGGCGCACATGGGCGCCTTCAAGCTCAACCCCGGAGCGCACGAACTGTCTCCTGGTCAGAGTTCTGCGTTCACGTCGCAAGGTCCAGGCGCATACCCGGGCTCGGCTGCAGCTGCGGCCGCGGCCGCGGCACTGGGGCCCCACGCCGCGCACGTTGGCTCCTATTCCGGGCCTCCCTTTAATTCCACTCGGGACTTCCTGTTCCGCAGCCGCGGCTTTGGGGACTCGGCGCCGGGAGGCGGCCAGCATGGGCTCTTCGGGCCGGGCGCGGGCGGCCTACACCACGCGCACTCGGACGCGCAGGGCCACCTCCTCTTCCCCGGCCTGCCCGAGCAGCACGGGCCGCACGGCTCGCAGAACGTGCTCAACGGGCAAATGCGCCTAGGGCTCCCGGGCGAAGTGTTCGGGCGCTCGGAGCAATACCGCCAAGTGGCCAGCCCGCGGACCGACCCATACTCGGCGGCACAACTCCACAATCAGTACGGCCCAATGAATATGAACATGGGGATGAACATGGCAGCGGCCgcagcccaccaccaccaccatcaccaccaccctggTGCCTTTTTCCGCTACATGCGGCAGCAGTGCATCAAGCAGGAGCTCATCTGCAAGTGGATTGATCCCGAGCAGCTAAGCAATCCCAAGAAAAGCTGCAACAAAACTTTCAGCACCATGCATGAGCTGGTGACCCACGTCTCCGTGGAGCACGTCGGCGGCCCGGAGCAGAGCAACCACGTCTGCTTCTGGGAGGAGTGTCCACGCGAGGGCAAGCCCTTCAAGGCCAAATACAAACTGGTCAACCACATCCGTGTGCACACCGGCGAGAAACCCTTTCCCTGTCCTTTCCCGGGTTGCGGCAAGGTCTTCGCGCGCTCCGAGAACCTCAAGATCCACAAAAGGACCCACACAG GGGAGAAACCTTTCCAGTGTGAGTTCGAGGGCTGTGACCGGCGCTTCGCCAACAGCAGCGACAGGAAGAAGCACATGCATGTCCACACCTCAGATAAGCCCTATCTCTGCAAGATGTGCGACAAGTCCTACACGCACCCTAGCTCGTTGCGGAAGCACATGAAG GTCCATGAGTCCTCCCCTCAGGGCTCCGAGTCCTCCCCGGCTGCCAGCTCTGGCTACGAGTCATCCACGCCCCCGGGGTTGGTGTCCCCCAGCGCAGAGCCGCAAAGCAGCTCCAACCTGtccccggcggcggcggcggcggcggcagctgcGGCGGCGGCAGCCGCGGTGTCCGCAGTGCACCGAGGCGCGGGCTCTGGCAGCAGCGGCTCGGGAGGCGGCTCGGCCACCGGCAGCGGCGGGGGCGGCGGGGcgggcggcgggggcggcggcaGCTCTGGAGGGGGCAGCGGGACAGCCGGAGGCCATAGCGGCCTCTCCTCCAACTTCAATGAATGGTACGTGTGA